From the Pseudomonas baltica genome, one window contains:
- the gloA gene encoding lactoylglutathione lyase → MSLDTLNTLAGVTASPDTATQQFVFNHTMLRVKDITRSLDFYTRVLGFSLVDKRDFPEAQFSLYFLALVDKQQIPQDDAERHQWMKSIPGVLELTHNHGTESDADFAYHNGNTDPRGFGHICISVPDVTVACARFEELGVTFQKRLSDGRMKHLAFIKDPDDYWVEIIQPAPMA, encoded by the coding sequence ATGAGTCTCGACACCCTTAACACCTTGGCCGGCGTAACGGCGAGCCCTGACACAGCGACGCAACAGTTCGTGTTCAACCACACCATGTTGCGCGTCAAGGACATTACTCGCTCGCTCGATTTCTATACCCGCGTATTGGGATTCAGCCTGGTGGATAAACGCGATTTCCCTGAAGCCCAATTCAGCCTCTACTTCCTCGCCTTGGTCGATAAACAGCAAATCCCCCAAGACGACGCAGAACGCCATCAATGGATGAAGTCGATTCCCGGCGTATTGGAATTGACCCATAACCATGGCACTGAATCAGACGCCGACTTCGCCTACCATAATGGCAATACCGACCCACGCGGTTTCGGCCATATTTGTATTTCGGTCCCGGATGTCACAGTTGCGTGCGCCCGATTTGAAGAACTCGGTGTGACCTTTCAAAAGCGCCTGAGCGATGGCCGCATGAAGCATCTGGCCTTCATCAAGGACCCGGATGATTACTGGGTCGAAATCATCCAACCTGCGCCAATGGCGTGA
- a CDS encoding histone-like nucleoid-structuring protein, MvaT/MvaU family — MSRLAEFRAAEKALQEQLAQLETLKNDAGLKKEIEFEEKLQALMKSYDKNLRDVISILDPSAVNAKSAPVAPVKTRKPRVLKVYENPHTGELIETKGGNHSGLKAWKREHGSDTVESWLRA, encoded by the coding sequence ATGTCCAGACTCGCCGAATTTCGTGCTGCCGAAAAAGCCTTGCAAGAGCAACTTGCACAGCTGGAGACACTGAAAAACGACGCAGGCCTCAAGAAAGAAATCGAATTCGAAGAAAAACTTCAAGCATTGATGAAAAGTTACGACAAGAATCTGCGTGACGTTATCTCGATTCTCGATCCTTCCGCGGTCAACGCCAAATCCGCCCCCGTTGCCCCGGTCAAGACCCGCAAGCCTCGTGTACTGAAAGTTTACGAGAACCCGCACACCGGCGAACTGATCGAAACCAAGGGTGGCAACCACAGCGGCCTTAAGGCGTGGAAACGCGAGCACGGCAGCGATACCGTTGAAAGCTGGTTGCGCGCTTAA
- the xylB gene encoding xylulokinase: MFLGIDCGTQGTKALILDTRTGKVLGHGSAPHTLDAQANGRREQDPAQWVAAFETATAQALQEAGIDGQLIEGVGVSGQQHGLVLLDTDGQVLRPAKLWCDTETTAENDRLLHYLGGEKGSLERLGVVIAPGYTVSKLLWTKEQFPQLFARIDAILLPHDYLNYWLTGRRCSEYGDASGTGYFNVRSRQWDLQLLRHIDPDGRLQAALPELLDAHEAVGQIRPEIARRLGINPAAVVASGGGDNMMGAIGTGNIVAGEITMSLGSSGTVYAYSAEPVINPSSEVATFCSSSGGWLPLICTMNLTNVTSAVRELFELDLAGFNHQIERAPIGAEGVLMLPFLNGERVPALPQAQGSLHGLTSSNLNQANLCRAAVEGTTFGLRYGLDLLRDSGLPCHSIRLVGGGSKSPLWRQIVADIMGVPVICTEEPEAAALGAAIQAAWCVSADATTLQALCKRCVRVDDHSQTPPVPANVAKYQQVYQRYRQQLKAL; the protein is encoded by the coding sequence ATGTTTCTGGGCATTGATTGCGGCACTCAAGGTACCAAAGCGCTGATCCTCGATACCCGCACCGGCAAGGTGCTGGGCCACGGGTCCGCGCCTCACACGCTGGATGCGCAGGCCAATGGCCGACGCGAGCAGGATCCGGCCCAGTGGGTGGCGGCGTTCGAAACGGCCACCGCCCAGGCGCTACAGGAAGCGGGCATCGATGGCCAACTGATCGAAGGCGTCGGGGTGTCAGGCCAGCAACATGGCCTGGTGCTGCTGGATACTGATGGCCAGGTGTTGCGCCCGGCCAAGCTCTGGTGCGATACCGAAACCACCGCCGAAAACGACAGGCTGCTGCACTATCTGGGCGGTGAAAAAGGCTCGCTGGAACGTCTAGGGGTAGTCATAGCGCCCGGGTACACCGTCTCCAAGCTGCTATGGACCAAGGAGCAGTTTCCACAATTGTTTGCGCGGATCGATGCAATCCTGCTCCCCCACGATTACCTCAATTACTGGCTGACCGGACGGCGTTGCAGCGAATACGGGGATGCCTCGGGCACCGGTTACTTCAACGTGCGCAGTCGCCAGTGGGACCTGCAACTGCTGCGCCATATCGATCCCGATGGACGCCTGCAGGCAGCCCTGCCCGAGCTGCTGGACGCCCATGAGGCCGTGGGCCAGATACGCCCGGAAATCGCCCGGCGCCTGGGTATCAACCCAGCGGCTGTGGTCGCCAGTGGCGGCGGCGACAACATGATGGGCGCCATCGGTACCGGCAACATTGTCGCCGGGGAAATCACCATGAGCCTGGGGTCGTCGGGCACGGTATACGCCTACAGCGCCGAGCCGGTCATCAACCCGAGCAGCGAAGTAGCGACTTTCTGTTCATCCAGCGGCGGCTGGCTGCCGTTGATCTGCACCATGAACCTGACCAACGTCACCAGCGCCGTGCGCGAGCTGTTCGAACTGGACCTGGCGGGGTTCAATCACCAGATCGAACGCGCACCAATCGGCGCCGAGGGGGTGCTGATGCTGCCCTTCCTCAACGGCGAACGCGTCCCCGCCCTGCCACAGGCGCAAGGCAGCCTGCATGGCTTGACCAGCAGCAATCTGAACCAGGCCAATCTATGCAGAGCAGCGGTCGAAGGCACTACCTTCGGGCTGCGTTACGGCCTCGACCTGCTGCGCGACAGCGGCTTGCCTTGCCACAGCATCCGCCTGGTAGGCGGCGGGTCGAAGAGCCCGCTGTGGCGCCAGATAGTGGCCGATATCATGGGCGTTCCGGTGATTTGCACCGAAGAACCAGAGGCCGCCGCGCTAGGCGCGGCGATTCAGGCTGCCTGGTGCGTCAGCGCGGACGCGACGACGTTGCAAGCGCTGTGCAAACGCTGTGTGCGAGTGGACGACCACAGCCAGACGCCACCGGTGCCGGCGAACGTCGCCAAGTACCAACAGGTCTATCAGCGCTATCGCCAGCAACTAAAGGCGTTGTGA
- a CDS encoding mannitol dehydrogenase family protein, with product MKLNLKNLSQLPAPVERPAYQATSTTQGIVHIGVGGFHRAHQAFYTDRLMNRGEGLDWAICGAGLRAEDRKARDDLAGQDYLFTLVELADTPDTEVRVIAAITGMLLAEDDPQALIAKLADPATRIVSLTITEGAYCIDDSSGEFMAHLPLIQHDLVHPDAPRSVFGFLCAALARRRAAGVAPFTVMSCDNLPHNGAVARKALLAFAALGEDQALHDWIAANVSFPNAMVDRITPMTSNAHRLALHDQHGIDDAWPVVCEPFVQWVLEDKFSNGRPAWEKVGVQFTDDVTPYEAMKIKLLNGSHLALTYLGTLAGHEFVHETMNDPLIVDYIRQYMDLDVTPQLAPVPGIDLSDYKATLIQRFSNQKIADQLQRVCSDGSSKFPKFTVPTIDRLIADGKPLDRAALVVAAWALYLQQPADVRAYTIVDPRADFCRELVSDDAKLTERLLGVEEIFGKTIAQSTEFAAAFERQLRNLRTLGVQGTLHALRGNGR from the coding sequence ATGAAACTCAATCTGAAAAACCTGTCGCAGCTCCCCGCGCCTGTCGAACGCCCCGCCTACCAGGCAACGAGCACCACCCAGGGCATCGTCCACATCGGCGTTGGCGGCTTCCACCGCGCACACCAGGCGTTCTATACCGATCGCTTGATGAACCGCGGCGAGGGCCTGGACTGGGCCATCTGCGGCGCCGGCCTGCGTGCCGAGGACCGCAAGGCACGCGATGACCTGGCCGGCCAGGATTACTTGTTCACGTTGGTGGAACTGGCCGATACGCCGGACACTGAAGTACGCGTCATCGCCGCCATTACCGGCATGCTGCTGGCCGAAGATGACCCCCAGGCATTGATCGCCAAACTCGCCGATCCCGCCACCCGCATCGTTTCGTTGACCATTACCGAAGGCGCGTACTGCATCGACGACAGCAGCGGCGAATTCATGGCCCATCTGCCGCTGATTCAGCACGACCTGGTGCACCCCGACGCCCCCAGGAGCGTGTTCGGCTTCTTGTGCGCCGCGCTGGCTCGGCGCCGCGCTGCGGGGGTTGCGCCGTTCACGGTGATGTCCTGCGATAACCTGCCCCATAACGGCGCCGTGGCGCGCAAGGCGCTGCTGGCGTTTGCCGCGTTGGGCGAAGACCAGGCCCTGCATGACTGGATCGCCGCGAATGTGAGCTTTCCCAATGCCATGGTCGACCGCATCACGCCGATGACCAGCAACGCCCATCGCCTGGCGTTGCACGATCAACATGGCATCGACGATGCCTGGCCAGTGGTCTGCGAGCCCTTCGTGCAGTGGGTGCTCGAAGACAAGTTCAGCAACGGTCGACCCGCCTGGGAAAAGGTCGGCGTGCAGTTCACCGACGACGTCACCCCGTACGAAGCGATGAAAATCAAACTGCTCAACGGTAGCCACCTGGCCCTCACCTATCTCGGCACCCTGGCAGGTCATGAGTTCGTTCACGAGACCATGAACGATCCGTTGATCGTCGACTACATCCGCCAGTACATGGACCTTGATGTCACGCCCCAACTGGCCCCGGTGCCGGGTATCGACCTGAGCGACTACAAGGCGACGTTGATCCAACGCTTCTCCAACCAGAAGATCGCCGACCAGTTGCAGCGAGTCTGCTCGGACGGCTCGTCGAAGTTCCCCAAATTCACCGTGCCCACCATTGATCGTCTGATCGCCGATGGCAAGCCTCTGGACCGTGCCGCGCTGGTGGTAGCGGCCTGGGCCCTGTATCTGCAACAGCCGGCCGACGTGCGCGCCTATACCATCGTCGATCCGCGGGCCGACTTTTGCCGGGAACTGGTCAGCGACGATGCCAAGCTGACCGAACGCTTGCTGGGCGTCGAAGAGATTTTTGGCAAGACCATCGCGCAATCGACGGAATTCGCTGCAGCGTTCGAGCGTCAACTGCGCAACCTGCGCACATTGGGTGTGCAGGGCACGCTGCACGCCTTGCGGGGCAACGGGAGGTAG
- a CDS encoding sn-glycerol-3-phosphate ABC transporter ATP-binding protein UgpC, translating to MATLKIKNLKKGFEGLQIIKGVNLEVHDREFVVFVGPSGCGKSTLLRLIAGLEDVTSGTLELDGRDITEVTPAKRDLAMVFQSYALYPHMTVRQNMAFALNLAGQDKAEVTRKVDDAARILELGPLLDRKPKQLSGGQRQRVAIGRSIVRNPKIFLFDEPLSNLDAALRVQMRLELSRLHKELQATMIYVTHDQVEAMTLADKVVVLNAGQIEQVGSPLELYHSPANLFVAGFLGTPKMGFLKGKVSRIDGQACEVDLAAGTRITLPRVSPTLSVGGEVTLGIRPEHLELASEGQCQLAVTADVSERLGSDTFCHVLTDSGEPLTLRIRGDMSSQYGERLNLYLNAEHCHLFDAQGVAVIPALRAAA from the coding sequence ATGGCCACGCTGAAAATAAAAAACCTGAAAAAAGGCTTCGAAGGCCTGCAGATCATCAAAGGCGTCAACCTCGAAGTCCATGACCGCGAATTCGTGGTGTTCGTCGGCCCGTCAGGCTGCGGCAAATCCACCTTGCTGCGCCTAATCGCCGGCCTCGAAGATGTCACCAGCGGCACCCTCGAACTCGATGGCCGCGACATCACCGAAGTCACCCCGGCCAAGCGCGACTTGGCCATGGTGTTCCAGTCGTACGCGCTGTATCCGCACATGACCGTGCGCCAGAACATGGCCTTCGCCCTCAACCTGGCCGGCCAGGACAAGGCCGAAGTGACCCGCAAGGTCGACGACGCCGCGCGCATCCTCGAACTTGGCCCGCTGCTCGATCGCAAGCCCAAGCAACTGTCCGGCGGCCAGCGCCAACGGGTGGCCATCGGCCGCTCCATCGTGCGCAACCCCAAGATCTTCTTGTTCGACGAACCCCTGTCCAACCTCGACGCCGCCCTGCGCGTGCAGATGCGCCTGGAGCTGTCGCGGCTGCATAAGGAGCTGCAGGCGACCATGATCTATGTCACCCACGACCAGGTCGAAGCCATGACCCTGGCCGACAAAGTGGTGGTCCTCAATGCCGGCCAGATCGAACAGGTGGGCTCGCCGCTGGAGCTGTATCACAGCCCAGCCAATCTATTCGTGGCAGGCTTTTTGGGCACGCCGAAGATGGGCTTTCTCAAGGGCAAGGTCAGCCGCATCGACGGCCAGGCCTGCGAAGTCGACCTGGCGGCGGGCACGCGCATCACCCTGCCCCGGGTCAGCCCGACCCTGAGCGTCGGTGGCGAAGTCACCCTCGGTATCCGTCCCGAGCACCTGGAGCTGGCCAGCGAGGGCCAATGCCAACTGGCGGTGACCGCCGATGTCAGCGAACGCCTGGGCAGCGATACGTTCTGCCACGTGCTCACCGATTCGGGGGAGCCGCTGACGTTGCGGATCCGCGGTGACATGAGCAGCCAGTACGGCGAGCGCCTCAATCTGTACCTCAATGCCGAGCATTGCCACCTGTTCGATGCCCAGGGCGTCGCGGTCATCCCCGCGCTGCGCGCTGCGGCCTGA
- a CDS encoding carbohydrate ABC transporter permease, producing MMTLKQSRRLQSALLGTLAWIIALVIFFPIFWMILTSFKTEIDAFATPPQFFFTPTLENYLHIQERSDYFHFAWNSVLISFTATALCMLIAVPAAYSMAFYETKRTKKTLLWMLSTKMLPPVGVLMPIYLLAKGAGLLDSRTALIIIYTLINLPIVVWMVYTYFKDIPKDILEAARLDGATLWQEMVRVLLPISKGGLASTVLLSLILCWNEAFWSLNLTSSQAAPLTALIASYSSPEGLFWAKLSAVSTLACAPILIFGWISQKQLVRGLSFGAVK from the coding sequence ATGATGACGCTCAAACAATCGCGGCGCCTGCAAAGCGCCTTGCTCGGCACCCTGGCGTGGATCATCGCGCTGGTGATCTTCTTCCCGATCTTCTGGATGATCCTCACCAGCTTCAAGACCGAGATCGATGCCTTCGCCACGCCGCCGCAGTTCTTCTTCACGCCGACGCTGGAAAACTACCTGCACATCCAGGAGCGCAGCGACTACTTCCACTTCGCCTGGAACTCGGTGCTGATCTCGTTCACCGCCACGGCGCTGTGCATGCTGATCGCGGTGCCGGCAGCGTACTCGATGGCGTTCTACGAGACCAAGCGCACCAAGAAAACCCTGCTGTGGATGCTCTCGACCAAGATGCTGCCGCCGGTGGGCGTGCTGATGCCCATCTACCTCCTGGCCAAGGGCGCGGGGCTGCTGGATTCGCGCACGGCGCTGATCATCATCTACACCCTGATCAACCTGCCGATCGTGGTGTGGATGGTGTACACCTATTTCAAGGACATTCCCAAGGACATCCTCGAAGCCGCGCGCCTGGACGGCGCCACGCTGTGGCAGGAGATGGTCCGCGTGCTGCTGCCGATCAGCAAGGGCGGGCTCGCTTCGACCGTGTTGCTGTCGCTGATTCTGTGCTGGAACGAAGCGTTCTGGTCGCTAAACCTGACCAGCTCCCAGGCCGCGCCGCTGACGGCATTGATCGCCTCGTACTCAAGCCCCGAAGGGTTGTTCTGGGCCAAGCTGTCGGCGGTGTCGACGTTGGCCTGTGCCCCTATCCTCATCTTTGGCTGGATCAGTCAGAAGCAGTTGGTGCGCGGCCTCTCTTTTGGGGCGGTCAAATGA
- a CDS encoding sugar ABC transporter permease: MNTHTAKAQLHVPKDAAKRRLINPGWFLVSPSVVLLLLWMIVPLGMTVYFSLIRYNLLNPGENQFAGLENFEFFITDSGFLPGAWNTLVLVGSVLLISVVFGVLISALLEASDFVGRGIVRVLLISPFFIMPTVGALVFKNLIFHPVSGILAALFKAVGLQPIDWLANYPLLSIIIIVSWQWLPFAILILMTAMQSLDQEQKEAARLDGAGPIAIFWHLTLPHLARPIAVVVMIETIFLLSVFAEIFTTTNGGPGFASTNLAYLIYNQALVQFDVGMASAGGLIAVVIANIAAIVLVRMIGKNLTDKT, from the coding sequence ATGAACACTCACACCGCCAAGGCGCAGCTGCACGTCCCCAAGGACGCTGCCAAGCGCCGCTTGATCAACCCCGGCTGGTTCCTGGTCAGCCCATCGGTCGTGCTGTTGCTGCTGTGGATGATCGTGCCGCTGGGCATGACCGTCTACTTCTCGCTGATCCGCTACAACCTGCTCAACCCCGGCGAAAACCAGTTCGCGGGGCTGGAAAACTTTGAATTTTTCATCACCGATTCCGGCTTTTTGCCGGGGGCCTGGAACACCTTGGTGCTGGTGGGCAGTGTGCTGCTAATCAGCGTGGTGTTCGGCGTACTGATCTCGGCGCTGCTCGAAGCCAGTGACTTCGTCGGCCGCGGCATCGTGCGGGTGTTGTTGATTTCGCCGTTCTTCATCATGCCCACGGTGGGCGCGCTGGTGTTCAAGAACCTGATCTTCCACCCGGTCTCCGGTATCCTCGCCGCGCTGTTCAAGGCCGTCGGCTTGCAGCCCATCGACTGGCTGGCCAACTACCCGCTGCTGTCAATCATCATCATCGTCAGCTGGCAGTGGCTGCCGTTCGCCATCCTGATTTTGATGACCGCCATGCAGTCGCTGGACCAGGAGCAGAAAGAAGCTGCGCGGCTGGACGGTGCCGGGCCGATCGCGATCTTCTGGCACCTGACCCTGCCCCATCTGGCACGGCCCATCGCCGTGGTGGTGATGATCGAGACGATCTTTCTACTGTCGGTGTTCGCCGAAATCTTCACCACCACCAACGGCGGCCCCGGTTTTGCCTCGACCAACCTGGCGTACCTGATCTACAACCAGGCGCTGGTGCAGTTCGACGTCGGCATGGCTTCGGCGGGCGGGTTGATCGCGGTGGTGATCGCCAACATCGCAGCGATTGTGCTGGTGCGCATGATCGGCAAAAACCTGACCGACAAGACTTGA